The Luteitalea sp. genome has a window encoding:
- a CDS encoding azurin — MWRPRLQQSRGPPMHITSNPLSRAFRRVIVLGLVLASSFVPVRLAAQTGPRTIEIVGTDDMKYDKTTIEAKPGEEIRIRLTAKGTMPKIVMAHNVVVLKLGTDAAAFVAAGVSARDTDFIAPEKKAAVIAATPQAGNGETVETTFTVPTVPGDYPYVCTFTGHFAAGMKGTLVVKK, encoded by the coding sequence ATGTGGCGCCCGCGTCTGCAACAATCGAGAGGGCCCCCAATGCACATCACCTCGAATCCACTGTCCCGTGCCTTCCGCCGAGTCATCGTTCTCGGTCTGGTGCTCGCGTCTTCGTTCGTGCCGGTGCGGCTGGCCGCACAGACGGGACCGCGCACAATCGAGATCGTCGGCACAGACGATATGAAATACGACAAGACCACGATCGAGGCGAAGCCGGGTGAGGAAATCCGCATCCGCCTGACCGCGAAAGGCACGATGCCCAAGATCGTCATGGCGCACAACGTCGTCGTCCTGAAGCTCGGCACCGACGCGGCGGCATTCGTGGCTGCGGGCGTTTCGGCGCGGGACACCGACTTCATCGCCCCGGAGAAGAAGGCGGCGGTGATCGCGGCCACACCGCAGGCCGGCAACGGCGAGACGGTCGAGACCACGTTCACGGTGCCGACCGTGCCCGGCGACTATCCGTACGTCTGCACGTTTACCGGTCACTTTGCCGCTGGGATGAAAGGCACGCTGGTGGTCAAGAAATAG